Below is a window of Myxococcales bacterium DNA.
CGGCGGCAACCTTGGCGATGGTGCGAAGGGCCGCGTTCATCCCCGGCGCGTCGCCCCCCGATGTCAAGACTGCGATACGGCGCATGTCCGGAACCTCCTGGCTAGGTATTGGAGCACATCTTCGTACGCAGCTCAGTAAGTGACGACGAGCTCGGGGCCGAGTGAGCCATTGTCGGCTGCAACCAAGCCGTACCAGCGAGACTTCCCCCCGGGGTCTTCGCCTTCGTTCTGGTACCTGAGCTCGAACGCCACGCCGCCTCCGCTGGAGATTGCGCTGTTCACCTGGTCGACGACGCTGGTCTCGAGCCATCCCAGCGGGCTCGTTGGTGTGAGCAGCGTGCCGTAGTCCGTTCCCTTGGCCGCACTCCAGACCTGCGACGAGAGTTGACCGAAGTCAGCGATGCCGAGCAGCGAGACGGCCGCCGTCGGGTTCGTGGTCGACGAGTAGTGGAGCCGCAACTTCGCGCTGAGCACCGCGCTGCTCAACTTGGAGAGATCGAAGCGAATGAAAGCGCGATACGTCGCGACGCTGCCACAGGGCACGTCGCGCCCGACATGGATCGCCTTGTAGTTGGGTTGGCTGTACGAATCGAAGACCGTCTTGTTGCAGAGACCCGGCTGCGCGAGGAACCCATCGCCGGTGAGGCCGGACCCCGGCAAGAGCGTCAGCTTGCTGGTGCCAGTGCCCCCGGACCCTCCGCCACCGCCGCTGCCTCCGGATGCGCCCGCGCCGCCGGAGGCGGTGCCCCCGCCCGACGGAACCCCTCCGCCGCCCAGCGTTCCGCCCGCGCCGGCCGAGCCGTCGATGCCGCTGCCCCCGCTGCCGCCGGAGCTGGGAAACGAGCCGCCGCTGGCGATTACGGTCCCCGCCGTGCCTCCAGCCCCTCCGCTCCCGGGGGTATCGACCTCGGAAATCCCCAAACATGCTGGCAGCGCTGCTGCCGCGAGCAGTCCAGCCCACGCGGTTCTTGGGTGGTCCAATGCCGTCCGTGACTCCAGCGGACAGTCTAACTGGCCGAGTTTCGAGGTCAACGCGACGCTCCCGGAGGCGGTGATATAGTTTTCGCGGTGTCCAGGATCTCGGCGCCCTTCCCGGAGCGCGTGGGGTGGTACGAGCTGCTCGCGCCGATTGGTGCGGGCGGCATGGCCACCGTTTACCTGGGCGTGGCCGCGCGGTCCGGCGGCTTCCAGCGCTACGTCGCCGTGAAGATGATCCACGGCACGGCGGAGGCGGATGCCCAGCTCGCTGCCGACTTGCTCAAGGAGGCCAAGCTGGTCGCCAAGATCCGCCACCCCAACGTGGTGCCGGTGATCGACGTCGGTGAGGATCCGAACGGCCTCTTCCTGGTCATGGAGTACATCGAGGGGGACAACCTCTCGGCGCTGCGGCGCGCAGCCAAACGAGCGGGCGTGCCCATCCCCGAGCCGATTGCGTTGCGCATCGTCGTCGAAGCGCTCGCTGGCTTGCACGCAGCCCACGAGCTCAAGGACTCGAGCGGACAGAGCCTCGGCGTCGTGCACCGAGACTTCTCACCCCAGAACATCCTGGTGGGCACCGATGGTGTCAGTCGGCTCACCGACTTTGGCATCGCAAAGGTCGCGTACACCGCGGGCCATACTCGTACCGGCAAGATCAAGGGCAAGATCGCCTACATGGCTCCCGAGCAGGCGCGCGGCACGAAGGTCGACCAGCGCTGCGACGTGTGGGCCGCGGGCGTGGTTGCATGGGAAGCGCTGGTCGGTGAGCGGCTCTACGACACCGAGGATGAAATCGGCGCGCTGCTCAAGATCGTCAACGAAGAGCCGCCGCGCTTGCGCAGCGTTCGACCTGATTTGCCCCAGGAGCTGGACGACGCGCTCTCGTGGGCGATCACTCGCGACCTCGGCCAGCGTTGCCCGAGTGCAGACGCCCTGCGCCGCCGCCTGCTGGGCGCCTTTCCCGTCGCCGACACCGCCGAAGTCGCCGAGTTCGTGCGCCAGATCATCGGTCCGAAGCTGCTCGAGCGCGAGAAGAAGATCGAGGAGATCAGGCGCCTGCGCGGCCAGCTGGGAGAGCTTGGCGAGGCGATGCGCGAGAACGTGGTGTCCCCCTCGACCGGCCTGGACGCACCGTCGGGCGCATTCCGTGCCGCGACGGCGGTGACCGAAACGGAGCAGGTTCCCCAGCACCCGCGCGAGGACACGACCGGCGCAACCTACGCTTGGAAAGAGCAAGACAGCGAGGCGGTGGCGCCGCTGGGTACCACCTCGATCACGGCATCCGTCGAGAAGCGCGTCGCTGCGTTGCTTGCCGATCGACGCAACCGCGCCGCCGTCATCGGCGTGGTAAGCGGTCTGCTCATCAGCGCCATGCTGATGCTGATCATCCTGGTGTCAGTCCGGCGTTCGCCGAGTGAGCCCGTCCGGGTCCAGCCCGTGCTGGCCGTTTCGCAGCCCCAGACAGCGCCGCCGCCCACGGAAGCGCCGACCGAGGCACCCACCGCGCCGCCGGTCGTCTCCGTCGCGCCGCCGGCGCCGAAGCTCATGCTGCGCGCCAACGCCGCGATCGCGACGCTCAAGATCGCGGGAGAGACGCTTCAAGTCCGACCCGGTCAGACCACGGTCGAGCTCGACGAGCGGCCGGCGGTTGGCTCCAGCGTCGAGGCCGTGGCCGCGGACGGCCGCCGCATCAGCACCAAGGTCCCGGCGAGCGGCGACGTGCTGTCGCTCGAGTTCCCCAGGCGCTCGGTACAGGGAGGCAGCCAACCGGTTGCGCCGCCGCCCTCGACGGGCGCCTCGCCCTTCGCCGCCAATCCGTACAAGAAGAAGTGAGCTCGCCCTCAGCCGTAGTCGCGCAGCATCTTCTTGAGCTCGATCTGGTGGCGCTCCTCGTTGCCGATCATCGTGCGCGCGAATTCTTCGAGGTAGATGCTGGCGTTCTCCACCGTCCCGAGCAGGTCTTTGTACAGCTTCACCGCGTCCAGCTCGTGGTTCAGGCTCTCCTGCAAGAGCGCCCGGGTCGAGTGCTGATGGGTCTCTTCCATGGGCGCGATGCGCAGTGAGGGATGCCCCTCGAGCCCGGTCAAGAGCTCACCGACCTGCTGGGCGTGCAAGAGTGATTCTTGAGCTTGCGCGGTCATGAACGCGACGATGGGGATG
It encodes the following:
- a CDS encoding DNRLRE domain-containing protein — its product is MDHPRTAWAGLLAAAALPACLGISEVDTPGSGGAGGTAGTVIASGGSFPSSGGSGGSGIDGSAGAGGTLGGGGVPSGGGTASGGAGASGGSGGGGGSGGTGTSKLTLLPGSGLTGDGFLAQPGLCNKTVFDSYSQPNYKAIHVGRDVPCGSVATYRAFIRFDLSKLSSAVLSAKLRLHYSSTTNPTAAVSLLGIADFGQLSSQVWSAAKGTDYGTLLTPTSPLGWLETSVVDQVNSAISSGGGVAFELRYQNEGEDPGGKSRWYGLVAADNGSLGPELVVTY
- a CDS encoding bacterioferritin, with the protein product MALRELDTATTTTILNSLLEHELAGVVRYTHYALMVTGPNRIPIVAFMTAQAQESLLHAQQVGELLTGLEGHPSLRIAPMEETHQHSTRALLQESLNHELDAVKLYKDLLGTVENASIYLEEFARTMIGNEERHQIELKKMLRDYG
- a CDS encoding protein kinase; the encoded protein is MSRISAPFPERVGWYELLAPIGAGGMATVYLGVAARSGGFQRYVAVKMIHGTAEADAQLAADLLKEAKLVAKIRHPNVVPVIDVGEDPNGLFLVMEYIEGDNLSALRRAAKRAGVPIPEPIALRIVVEALAGLHAAHELKDSSGQSLGVVHRDFSPQNILVGTDGVSRLTDFGIAKVAYTAGHTRTGKIKGKIAYMAPEQARGTKVDQRCDVWAAGVVAWEALVGERLYDTEDEIGALLKIVNEEPPRLRSVRPDLPQELDDALSWAITRDLGQRCPSADALRRRLLGAFPVADTAEVAEFVRQIIGPKLLEREKKIEEIRRLRGQLGELGEAMRENVVSPSTGLDAPSGAFRAATAVTETEQVPQHPREDTTGATYAWKEQDSEAVAPLGTTSITASVEKRVAALLADRRNRAAVIGVVSGLLISAMLMLIILVSVRRSPSEPVRVQPVLAVSQPQTAPPPTEAPTEAPTAPPVVSVAPPAPKLMLRANAAIATLKIAGETLQVRPGQTTVELDERPAVGSSVEAVAADGRRISTKVPASGDVLSLEFPRRSVQGGSQPVAPPPSTGASPFAANPYKKK